The sequence below is a genomic window from Mytilus edulis chromosome 2, xbMytEdul2.2, whole genome shotgun sequence.
AAATTTCGTCTGCATTCCCGGTTTTCGGGAGATCGTGTTACTCAATCTACGGTTTTGTATGTTGTGATAAGTGAAAGTCTTTTCGTCAACTTGTTTTTAAACATGGTGTTATAGGTTTGTCTAGACTGAAGGGTGAATATCCCTTTGCCATCATTCACCTTTGAACACTCGAAGACTAtgtatagtttgaaaaaaaaatgtcgataAATAATTGATTTCAAACTATTACAACCAGAAACAGTTTGGAATTTAATATGATATAAGAAAATTAGATTTGCAGTATaattgaaatttagaaaaaaaagtttgaatagGGTATTGCTATTATTTTTTATCATGAAATAAACTGTTTTTTCAGGTCATTCATGTAATTCAATTGTTGCCATCATGTAAAGGATTTAAACTCATTGATGGATTATTCAAATAGAACTGCTAAACCTGATTGGGATGTTCCTGACAGGAATGATAAGGATGCCGACGGGTCAGTATGGACACCAGAAATAATTACTAGGGTGTCAACCGTTTTTACAGTCATGATATTCACGTTGATTGGAAATATACTGTTAATCACATTGATTCTCTACAAGAAAAGTAGGAGAAGAAAACGTGTTAACATATTCATTATTAACCTTGCTATTGGGGATTTAGCGATTGCTGCGATAACTATGACGACAGAGATATTATTTGTGGCGTTTGGAGAATGGGTATTAGGTCCTTTCATGTGTAAAATGAGTGTTTACCTTCAGGTTGTTACTCTAGCTAGTTCTACGTTTCTCCTTACAGGAATGAGCATAGATAGATATCAGGTCATTGTCCGTCCAATGCAGTCTCTGGCCAGGAGACCTAAAATTTGGAGAAAGGTTGTAATTGCATGGCTCATGGCATTTTGTTTTGCATTGCCTCAGCTGGCAATATTTGTGCACGTCGAACAACAAGTTACAAATACAACAATCGTTAAGAGAATGTGTTTAAGTAAAGGGTATAGTGCACCATGGCAGCgcaaattttattttggttttttgaCATTGTACACACTCTTTGTTCCAGCGATAATAATGTCCTATTGTTATTACAAAATAGCACAAGTTGTTTGGAGTAGAGTTGGGTCCCATAAAAATGGAATATCATCGACGCATTCAGAGGGGTTATCGATACAACGTTCTCTTGTGTCTAGACCAAAACAACGAGTAGTGACCATGACACTTACTGTTATTATAGGATTTTTGTCAACACTTACACCTTACTTCACCATATCGCTCATTCGGATCTATAGCGACTATACTATTCAGCTGAAAAAAGCCTTAGACATTTCAGAGATCATTTTGATGATGCATTCCGCAATCAATCCTGTACTATACGGCATTTTCACATTTCGATTGCATCATTTAAAATCGCTCTGTAAACCTTCTGACAGAAACAGATTAAGACCTAATTCAACAAAATTATGTAAAACGGAAGTCCGCGGGTGCTTAAAGCTTAAATGTCAAATCAAATTTGTGAAAAGGCGGAGCAGATATTACGATACAAGTACCATTATTGCAAATCATGTTATCAAAGAAGAAAGAGAAAATTTTGCTCGATCAGTCCGAAATTCTTGCAACAATAGATGTAATTACGAAGGATTAATGGCAACAAGAATAAATAAATCCGAAAAAAGTGTTCAAGTCAGTGAATCGATATTATTTCGAAACTCTGTTTTCATTGACGATTTAAATGACAATTGCTCGAATCTTTAATGTGCAAGTGCAAGAATTACAGTATTCTGTTATATAATTATCGAATCAAAAAATTAGCAGCATCGAGGGAATACAGTTAAAATAACACATTAGGATGATAATTTAACTTCGTTGTCATGGTTGTGttatatcatttaaattaaatgaaacaacagAATTTATTACCATAACAAAAAGAATTGATATAAATGTgcgaatataatttttttttataaacaagaatTGAATTTTCATTAGTCATTAGATTTAAAGGTTTACTCGTTAGTTTCTGAATCCAGGAAACTTAGTATTATGAAATTATGATTGCACAATTAATATGTTAATTCTAATATAGAGAATAAAGAAGTGTAATTTATTTAACAAGTGATATGAAACCTGACGTAAAAACTTAACTcaagatagatataggaagatgtggtgtgagtgccaatgagatagtCTTGTTTGTTGGTTAACTTATCCCAAAAGTATAATGGTCAGTGTGGATTCAATCAAAATACATATCTAGGGAGATGTTAAAATTCGGTCTAAGATATTATAAAgattttttattgacaaaattttGATCCTCGTTTAAAAGAAGTTTTTAGTGTATCATATTTGCTACTTTTTGCCagacaaaattgaaataattggttttaaaaaataCTTGTGGATAATATTAAATGCAAAACTAGATTCTGTTAATATCACATGGATATGGACCCCTGTAAAAGACCGCCACGTCAAAATATTTTACAGTGTTTTTTTCAACAGGAAATAGTATAAAGGAACACTTGTACTTCAACATGAAACTTTGTTTGGccgctttttttctttttcttttaattcaaGTATCACTGatgatttattttgttaatgACATGCACGTCTAGATTACAAAActttaatcttggtatctatgttgagttaACACCAACCTATCTGCACACATTATTCTTACGGTGGGTCTTCGTAATCCTTAAAGCTGCGTGCTTTGAACGAAAACAATTATTAATTTGCAGGTCCTTTTTTGATCCGTATACGGATTGAACCAACGAATTCTAACATTTGTGATGCGGACACTCTAGCAAGAGACCACGATGAGGCGTCAAATAAATTTGATGCTGTCTGGTTAAATCCTTGGAATGTCGTTTATATATCACGAAATATGGAAAACAATAATGCACTTTCATAAAATGATTGTGCCGAGAAATCCGTTTTAGGGCTGAAGTAGcatgaatgtaaaacaaatttattttaaaaattgtgtgtATTGTAAAAATAGATAATTTGTAAAGAAATATAACTGTTACCGTTGTGTACACTATCACTAAAACATGTTTAGGGGACAGCTAAAGcccgcctcctggtgcgggagttTTGACGCATTGGTGGTATTGTGCTGTTTTATTCTCTTCACTCTTTGGTCCTATTGTATCTATGATACAGTCccttttccattttcaattttattagaatACTTGCAAGCATGTCATATGTTTAACTTTAGCTACACTCAGACGGATGCCATTGGGGGAGCAGATTTGTTTTTTCCTTTAGGAGAAGTTATTATAAGTTAATCTCTAGTGTTTATGTCGctgaatcctttttttttttgtgtctctTCGATTGTAACTTTTTATGTGGCCAAGGTGTTTTTGTTTACCCACTGTGTATTTTC
It includes:
- the LOC139510647 gene encoding neuropeptide S receptor-like — encoded protein: MDYSNRTAKPDWDVPDRNDKDADGSVWTPEIITRVSTVFTVMIFTLIGNILLITLILYKKSRRRKRVNIFIINLAIGDLAIAAITMTTEILFVAFGEWVLGPFMCKMSVYLQVVTLASSTFLLTGMSIDRYQVIVRPMQSLARRPKIWRKVVIAWLMAFCFALPQLAIFVHVEQQVTNTTIVKRMCLSKGYSAPWQRKFYFGFLTLYTLFVPAIIMSYCYYKIAQVVWSRVGSHKNGISSTHSEGLSIQRSLVSRPKQRVVTMTLTVIIGFLSTLTPYFTISLIRIYSDYTIQLKKALDISEIILMMHSAINPVLYGIFTFRLHHLKSLCKPSDRNRLRPNSTKLCKTEVRGCLKLKCQIKFVKRRSRYYDTSTIIANHVIKEERENFARSVRNSCNNRCNYEGLMATRINKSEKSVQVSESILFRNSVFIDDLNDNCSNL